Below is a genomic region from Primulina tabacum isolate GXHZ01 unplaced genomic scaffold, ASM2559414v2 Contig600, whole genome shotgun sequence.
ATGGGTCGCAAGCCTCTCGGTTTATCTCTGATGATTTGCGGAGAAAACGCTTCAAGGTTGGTAGTCAAGAATGATTGTTCAATTCGAATCGAGACACTTAAATTTTGTATTTGAACTCAAGCGAAGAATTCACCATGCTTCTTTCTGATTGCAGGAAAGAAGAGTAATTTAAATGTCACAGAATCTTTCCTGGTTAAGCTAAAAGGTCAGTAACTCTCACAGTTTTTATATGCAGCGGCGGACTTGGAAACTTTGAATATTGGCTTACTTTTTTTAAGGATAAAACTTACTTTATAGCAATTAAAACCACTCGATAGATATGACGATTTATTTCATATGAGTAGTTACTTTCTTTAGGCACCACTGGGTGCAAAAGTTGCTTGATTGTGACCTAACATTCCTTATTTTCTGTGTGGTAAGAGTTTCTTGATAGTGATAATAAATTACAATCGACTTAAAAAATTTAGCTAACAAGTCTTATTCAGGTAAATAGAAGCTAAAAATTCCTAAATGATgcaaaacttagcaacaaatcaTATTCAAGAATCAAAAGTGATTTCTTGTTTTCTGTTTCGTAACTAAGCTAAAAGAACGTGAAATTCGTATGAACTTCTATCTACACGGCTTTTTTGTGCTGTTTTTGGAAGTGATCGTGttcgtttttttttaatcacttTGGAGTGGAACACCGAATTGGCTTAGCTTTCATTTTCTTCTTGACCATGGCTAAAGCTTCCAAtccaaaaaaatctgaaaaagGATGCTAATTGATTCTGTTTTCTTGGTTTAGTTTGTATTAATGTTTTTTCTTCCTTTTACTTCGTTTTATGAATGGATTGAATCAAATTGAGGGGCAACGGTATATGTGTAATGTATGTTGGTGAGGTGTATGGGGGACTTCTTAATGAAGCAGGGGAAATGGTGGTGGCTAGCTATTGGTCGAAGAAGATTTATATCATCTCAACGAAGACAGAACTCATAAATTTCGATAACTTATCGATTCTCAGATATTGAattatattatatgatatattggTATAAACAGCACTACAGTCAAGAGCCATTTGGCTCTCTAACTTGTATGTGATTTTCCACCTCCTTCGTTCAACTTGAAAAAAGAAATTGATactttttttcataatttccggTTCACACATGCTCATGAGAAGATGATAATTATGGTAAACTGTGTTGTTTAGACTCGACTACAGTTTTCTTGAACCGTGAATCGGAAGTAGAATTACAACTCGAAAACTAAAATCGGAACTGTTTCTTGGTTTTTGCTTAAGAAGTGGAATTGATGACTAAAGATTTATGTTTGGTTTTCGGcttctaaaaataaaacatagTATGAGAATTGAGTTGATAAACTTAAATTTAATtctgtatttattttttaaataaaattaaatattaataatactcTGTGATGTAATTACAAAATAATTAGTTTCTGTCATCTTTTCTGATCACTTGTAAAATTTATAATCTAGGCACCACATCACCAACGTGGGCTCCAATCTTCCTAGTTGTAGTTAATTAGATAACAGAATTTTGTCAGAAACTATTTACAAATATGGCtttatttcaaaaataccaACTGAAAAAAAGTAGATTCaaacaaaatttattattattactattattattattattattattattatttttatagtcATTAACTCAAAAGCATGTCCTTATGCCTCATTCGAATTACATAGTACATATTCGTCATTGCTTATCTAAATGTCTCTCGTTGTGAGATCGTGATTACATACAATATCTCAAGAGCTGGTTGCTATAATATACTTAAATAACTCTGTTTATAAATAACTGTTATCAAGCTCAGGAAGTTGGGAATCTTCGCTCAGACCTGCTCGATTGCAGACGTGCTAGCTCAGACTTTCCATCTGTTCCTTGATCATCATCTTCAAAAATTTGCACCAGCAATCCTTCTATCGTATCGGGGGAAAGATGAGACTTGACCTGCAGCAGAAGTGATGAGTAAGTGTCGAAAAACTCACTGTATGCAGGCACTATTAACCTAACAGAAGCCTGCCTCATCTGATCCCTTAAATCAGCATCAGAAACGATATTGTAAGTATTCTTGTGCCTTTGACACATTTCCTCAAATCCCACCAGGAAAGCTTCCATTTTATCCCTCACTAGAGCTCCAATTCCATCTTTGTTATTCATTTTCTTCATCTCTTCTATGTCCAGAAATTTGATCAAAGAACCCCATGCTTGCTTTTGATACAAATAAGCCGATTCTTCAGCAACTTGTCGGTATCTTTTCTTCATATACGGCTCTCCTAATAGCTTCCCAAGCTCCACATTTCGAGTCCTCATGTAGATATACCAATAGGTGTTCATAGCAAATATCTGAGCAAGTACTTTGTCCTTGTAACGGCATTTCTTGGACTCGATGTTTCGTTTGATGGCCTCCATGACATTAGAAATGGCATCTTTGAGCAAATCTTGATCGTTTTCTAGATTTGATAGTATGCCCACTTTCCATAACTGCTCAGTCTTGAGTGCTTTAGCCATTGGCGCACTGTAACTATCCGTTGCAAGATTCTTGAGGTAGTTGATGGCATACCTAACAAGTTTAGGAACTGATCCATCTTTTGGTGGAGGTAAACCATCACTATTCCCTTCAATCTGAAGCCCAAATTCCCAAAAAACTCTTGTTGAAGCATGAACTAATAGTTTTTCGAGTTCTCTAAATCGTGAGCATATATCCGCTCCAGATTCACATTCAAAAATCTCTGAGAATTCAGGTTTGAGCTTTTCTAATGAATCAAACATGTCTAATAGCTTAAACAGCTTCTGGGGTTCTTTGTTACTTCTTGCAACACCTTCTCCAAATCGGAAGAAGACTGCCATGATTTTGTCTGCAATCTTTATGAAGCATTCTGGCCACACCATTCCCCCCATGATGTTTCCTAAGACACGTTTGCAGAGGTTCTTCTCAGATACGAAAACTACCTTGACCGCAAGCTCAAAGTGTTGGATCCAAAGAGCAATTGCTGTTTCTAAACTCTCCCATTCCATCTGATCAATTTCTTCTGGTGTGTAGGTTCTTAGGTAATCTGGGCTAAGTCTCATTAATGCCTTGGCCGCCCTTCTGTATCTTACCTGTGCAACATCAAGGAAAAAGAGCTGTTTTAgaatggatttttatgataaaattttGGATAATAATCAAACGCAACAGTACATTTATCATCTATAACAGGATTTAAGAGGACATTTTTTTATGTAAACTTCAACTTTCACCTCAACCTAGTGAGCATTAAGGAAATGAACTAGAAAGAAAGTTACTCTAACCTTTACAAATATATCGATGCATATATCCAAGCAATCATTTGCAGCCAAACTCTCAGAAATTTTTCTGAGCACCGCAATCTCCAAATCACTCCCCAATGTATTCTTCACCTCTATTTCGCTTTTATCATTGCCATTTCCTTCACCAAGATTCTGATGCCTAAGTTTCTGCAGCAAACTCTCACACTCATCCTGCAAATTCAACAATGCCTCATCTAGCAAACCATCGAACTTCATTGAATCCACCTCGGTTTCATATAGCGCCTTAAGGGTGTTCAATGTCTCCCTTAACCGTATTGTCCTGTAATGATCCGTGGCCTTGGTCCTACTCAAGAATTCAACAActtcttgaagtttttgaatgGCAGACTCACTTTCTTGACTGATGGAGTGGATTGATTCGTTTAACTTATTGACACAGTCCACATACTCGATCAGTCTCTCTAGTCGTTCAGTGGATTCTTTCTCTGCGATTAGTTTAGAGGCTATTTCTAGAAGTTTCTGTTGGAGGCATTCGAATAGTTTGAAGCTCTCTAGGAGCGACAGGGCTGGAGAAATGGCTCGGTTTATGCGGGTGTTGAGTGCTTTGGTGGCAATGGAGAGGGATTGGAGTGGAGCTACTCTTCTTGAGGCCATGTTTAGGTCTTCTAGAATTGACTCaaaattttcatccattttttgGTAAGTT
It encodes:
- the LOC142534572 gene encoding exocyst complex component EXO70I-like, giving the protein MDQRSEDDPILIKLQTACSDLKTLLKSSANMDSTYQKMDENFESILEDLNMASRRVAPLQSLSIATKALNTRINRAISPALSLLESFKLFECLQQKLLEIASKLIAEKESTERLERLIEYVDCVNKLNESIHSISQESESAIQKLQEVVEFLSRTKATDHYRTIRLRETLNTLKALYETEVDSMKFDGLLDEALLNLQDECESLLQKLRHQNLGEGNGNDKSEIEVKNTLGSDLEIAVLRKISESLAANDCLDICIDIFVKVRYRRAAKALMRLSPDYLRTYTPEEIDQMEWESLETAIALWIQHFELAVKVVFVSEKNLCKRVLGNIMGGMVWPECFIKIADKIMAVFFRFGEGVARSNKEPQKLFKLLDMFDSLEKLKPEFSEIFECESGADICSRFRELEKLLVHASTRVFWEFGLQIEGNSDGLPPPKDGSVPKLVRYAINYLKNLATDSYSAPMAKALKTEQLWKVGILSNLENDQDLLKDAISNVMEAIKRNIESKKCRYKDKVLAQIFAMNTYWYIYMRTRNVELGKLLGEPYMKKRYRQVAEESAYLYQKQAWGSLIKFLDIEEMKKMNNKDGIGALVRDKMEAFLVGFEEMCQRHKNTYNIVSDADLRDQMRQASVRLIVPAYSEFFDTYSSLLLQVKSHLSPDTIEGLLVQIFEDDDQGTDGKSELARLQSSRSERRFPTS